The following proteins come from a genomic window of Polaribacter dokdonensis:
- a CDS encoding pyridoxamine 5'-phosphate oxidase family protein, which translates to MKNEEYSQSKLNRVKRGAVRATYEKEKINNILDAGFLCYVGYIYEGKPITIPMAYARKDNKIYIHGSTGNRMLLSILESKETSITVMHLDGLVLARSGLHHSVNYRSVTLFGGLKKVEKDEEKTEVLRWIVDQMIPNHWDSLRPMYKKELDRTLVVEFTINTGSAKIRDVGVNDEPEDYDLDIWAGIVPIKQVAEYPIADKGKPEKMKIPDHILDYYKGNQ; encoded by the coding sequence CTAAACTCAACAGAGTTAAAAGAGGTGCTGTAAGAGCTACTTACGAAAAAGAAAAAATAAATAACATTTTAGATGCAGGTTTTTTGTGTTATGTAGGTTATATATACGAAGGTAAACCTATAACCATTCCAATGGCTTATGCCAGAAAAGACAATAAAATTTACATTCATGGTTCTACAGGAAATAGAATGCTTTTATCCATTTTAGAAAGTAAAGAAACCTCTATAACTGTAATGCATTTAGATGGTTTGGTTTTGGCACGTTCAGGGCTACATCACTCAGTAAATTATAGGTCTGTTACACTTTTTGGGGGGTTAAAAAAAGTGGAAAAAGATGAAGAGAAAACTGAAGTTTTAAGATGGATTGTAGATCAAATGATACCCAATCATTGGGATTCTTTAAGGCCTATGTATAAGAAAGAATTAGACAGAACTTTGGTTGTAGAATTTACCATAAATACTGGGTCTGCAAAAATTAGAGATGTTGGTGTAAATGATGAACCAGAAGATTACGATTTAGATATTTGGGCAGGTATAGTTCCTATTAAACAAGTTGCAGAATATCCAATAGCCGATAAAGGAAAGCCTGAAAAAATGAAAATACCAGATCATATTTTAGATTATTATAAGGGTAACCAATAG
- a CDS encoding AI-2E family transporter produces MTSKVIANGILRALGIILGIVLLLYFLFKIQSVITYIIIAAVLSLVGRPIILFLRRKLKFPNTLAVVTTMIFMLSLLTGIVVLFIPLIIEQGKSLSLLEVEKLQYNVQSIFNQITAYFSSKGIDVLKEIQNIDFANQFKTIPNIFNSILGTLGNLSVGLFSVLFICFFFMKDSRLFKKGILTFIPNNSENRFSNSLEVINNLLSRYFIGLIFQITILFIIYTIVLLFFGISNAVVIAFLCALLNLIPYVGPIIGGLLMFTLSMTSNIGNDFQAFILPTSLKIMIFYFLAQVLDNFVSQPMIFSKTTKSHPLEIFLVIIIGGLLFGVIGMITAVPSYTALKVILKEFLSENKIVKSLTKNI; encoded by the coding sequence ATGACATCTAAAGTAATTGCAAACGGAATTTTAAGAGCATTAGGAATTATACTTGGTATAGTGCTTCTACTCTACTTTTTATTTAAAATTCAGTCTGTAATTACCTACATTATAATTGCAGCAGTTTTATCTTTAGTTGGGCGTCCAATAATTTTATTTTTAAGAAGAAAACTCAAGTTTCCAAATACTTTAGCTGTAGTAACTACAATGATTTTCATGTTAAGTTTATTAACAGGAATTGTAGTTCTTTTTATTCCTCTTATTATTGAACAAGGTAAAAGTTTATCTCTCTTAGAGGTAGAAAAACTGCAGTACAATGTACAATCTATCTTTAATCAGATAACCGCTTATTTTTCATCTAAAGGCATAGATGTTTTAAAAGAAATTCAAAATATAGATTTTGCAAATCAATTTAAAACCATTCCTAATATTTTCAATTCCATTTTAGGTACGTTAGGTAATTTAAGTGTTGGCCTTTTTTCTGTATTATTTATCTGTTTTTTCTTTATGAAGGATAGTAGACTTTTTAAGAAGGGCATTCTAACTTTTATTCCAAATAATAGCGAAAATAGATTTTCAAATTCCTTAGAGGTTATTAATAATTTATTGTCTAGATACTTTATAGGCTTAATTTTCCAAATCACAATCCTATTTATCATCTATACAATTGTATTGCTATTTTTTGGGATTTCAAACGCGGTTGTAATTGCATTCTTATGTGCGTTACTAAATTTGATTCCTTATGTTGGTCCAATTATTGGAGGCTTATTAATGTTTACATTGTCTATGACTAGTAATATTGGTAACGATTTTCAAGCATTTATTTTACCAACATCACTAAAAATTATGATTTTTTACTTTCTGGCTCAAGTGTTAGATAATTTTGTGAGCCAGCCTATGATTTTCTCAAAAACTACAAAATCTCATCCATTAGAAATCTTCTTAGTAATTATTATTGGAGGCTTATTATTTGGAGTAATTGGTATGATTACTGCTGTGCCTTCTTACACAGCTTTAAAGGTTATTCTAAAAGAGTTTTTGTCTGAAAACAAAATTGTAAAATCCTTAACTAAAAACATTTAA
- a CDS encoding class I SAM-dependent methyltransferase → MNLNILKDKVQQYINDKLKSEITKLILKGSPFDDISSQELANQIVAKQKSEKKLPTWFTTQNIYYPPKISIEQTSSEITAEYKSNIIKGDTIIDITGGFGVDCYYFSKSFKQVTHCEINDELSKIVSHNYQKLAINNVTTFSGNGFDFLKSTDSNFDSIYIDPSRRSDVKGKVFLLKDCLPYVPPKIDFFFTKANNILIKVSPILDITNTINDLKNVKEVHVVAVNNEVKELLFLLEKEYNKSIEIKTVNHQKGELQTFSFIYNENAQADYSSPLNYLYEPNSAILKSGAFQQIANHTKTFKLHKHSHLFTSELLITFPGRTFKIDSVLKYDKKKLKKLLPNNKANFTIRNFPKTVSQLRKETKIKDGGSIYVFFTKNNKNELITIICSKT, encoded by the coding sequence TTGAATTTAAATATTTTAAAGGACAAAGTACAGCAATATATTAATGATAAATTAAAATCAGAAATCACAAAATTGATTTTAAAAGGGAGTCCTTTTGATGATATTTCTTCTCAAGAACTAGCCAACCAAATAGTAGCAAAACAAAAGTCCGAAAAGAAACTACCAACTTGGTTCACAACACAAAACATTTATTACCCACCTAAAATTAGCATAGAACAAACCTCATCAGAAATTACTGCTGAGTACAAATCGAATATTATTAAAGGCGATACTATCATAGACATTACTGGTGGTTTTGGTGTAGATTGCTATTATTTTTCTAAATCATTTAAACAAGTAACACATTGTGAAATTAATGATGAACTCTCTAAAATTGTATCACACAATTACCAAAAGTTAGCTATAAATAATGTAACTACATTTTCTGGAAATGGTTTTGATTTTTTAAAAAGCACTGATAGCAATTTTGATTCTATTTACATAGATCCATCTAGAAGAAGCGATGTTAAAGGCAAAGTATTTTTATTAAAAGATTGCTTGCCTTACGTACCTCCTAAAATTGATTTCTTTTTTACTAAAGCTAACAACATATTAATAAAAGTATCTCCCATTTTAGATATTACAAACACAATAAACGATTTAAAAAATGTAAAAGAGGTTCATGTAGTAGCTGTTAATAATGAGGTAAAAGAGTTATTGTTTTTACTGGAAAAAGAATACAACAAGTCAATTGAAATTAAAACAGTAAACCATCAAAAAGGAGAACTACAAACCTTTAGTTTTATCTATAATGAAAACGCTCAAGCAGATTATTCATCTCCATTAAATTATTTGTATGAACCCAATAGCGCAATTTTAAAATCTGGCGCATTTCAACAAATTGCAAACCATACAAAAACCTTTAAATTACACAAACATTCTCATCTTTTTACATCAGAATTGTTAATAACTTTCCCTGGAAGAACATTTAAAATAGATTCAGTTTTAAAGTATGATAAAAAGAAATTAAAGAAATTGTTACCAAATAACAAAGCGAACTTTACTATTAGAAATTTTCCTAAAACAGTGTCACAGCTAAGAAAAGAGACGAAAATTAAAGATGGTGGATCTATTTATGTCTTTTTCACAAAAAACAATAAAAACGAGCTAATAACTATTATTTGTAGTAAAACTTAA
- the fdhD gene encoding formate dehydrogenase accessory sulfurtransferase FdhD produces the protein MQSTLYQGLKVSKSNSTKVNDYLVVEAPLQININNEPYTVVMRTPNDDVELVRGLLFAEDIYKKNTDFDFSIVKSELKIASIVNINIANDELGKGYLNKRTLLSISSCGICGKKELSDIQVTGNSLENNLQLRGSQLHDMYATMNKLQNTYKKSGGSHAAAIFSDKSELLSLKEDIGRHNAVDKTIGDLLSKNKLMQANYLLVSGRVSYEIVIKAFIAKIPVIVAVSACSSLAVDFAKEFGICLIGFTRENKMTIYSNTNSINLLAHD, from the coding sequence ATGCAATCTACCCTATATCAAGGTCTAAAAGTTTCTAAATCTAACTCCACAAAAGTTAATGATTACCTTGTTGTAGAAGCTCCACTTCAGATTAACATCAACAATGAACCTTATACAGTTGTAATGAGAACTCCTAATGATGATGTTGAGCTAGTTAGAGGATTGTTATTTGCTGAAGATATTTATAAAAAAAACACCGATTTCGATTTTAGCATTGTAAAATCTGAACTGAAAATAGCTTCAATTGTAAACATCAACATTGCAAACGATGAATTAGGAAAAGGTTACCTAAACAAAAGAACACTACTATCTATCTCATCTTGTGGTATTTGTGGTAAAAAAGAATTATCTGACATTCAAGTAACAGGAAACAGTTTAGAGAACAACCTTCAACTAAGAGGTAGTCAGTTACATGACATGTATGCTACAATGAATAAACTGCAAAATACCTACAAAAAATCTGGAGGTAGCCATGCAGCTGCAATTTTTTCAGATAAAAGTGAGTTATTAAGTTTAAAAGAAGATATTGGTAGACACAATGCAGTAGATAAAACAATTGGTGATTTACTATCCAAAAATAAACTAATGCAAGCCAATTATTTATTGGTAAGTGGTAGAGTTTCTTACGAAATAGTAATTAAGGCTTTTATAGCTAAAATCCCTGTAATTGTTGCAGTTTCTGCTTGTTCTAGTTTAGCTGTAGATTTTGCGAAGGAATTCGGAATTTGCCTAATAGGATTTACAAGAGAAAATAAAATGACCATATACTCCAACACAAATTCAATTAATCTTTTAGCACATGATTAA
- a CDS encoding FdhF/YdeP family oxidoreductase yields MIKKTNAQTPEKLTGIELKDIPHSAVGFKAIASSVKHVKNEAGLFRGISLLKNLNQTYGFDCPGCAWPDPDEKRAFLAEYCENGAKAVAEEATRNKVSPLFFATYSVSNLAKLSDYEIGKKGRITHPVYLPEGANHYKEISWKDAFNLIAEELNGLDSPDEAIFYTSGRTSNEAAFLYQLFVRQFGTNNLPDCSNMCHEASGAALSETLGIGKGSVTLDDFNHTDLIIVMGQNPGTNHPRMLTALGDAKKNGSKIITVNPLPEVGLMNYKDPQNPLKWVGSGQDLTDVFLQVKINGDVALLKIILKLMIAKEEEDTGSVFDYKFIKEKTHGVEDLLDDLETYSIDYLLPQTGLTLEEIKLAADLIISNKKIIICWAMGLTQHKNSVDNIREIVNILLLKGSIGKKGAGTCPVRGHSNVQGDRTMGIWEKMPDTFLDKIDAEFNFESPRKHGFDVVNSIKAMHDKRAKVFFGMGGNFVSATPDTEFTAEGLRNCNLTVHVSTKLNRSHLIHGRKALILPCLGRSEKDFQTSGEQFISVENSMGIVHKSQGHLEPCSEDLLSEPAIVAGLAKATLKKTSVNWDKMISNYDFIRDKIATIIPGFKNYNQRVREDAGFYLPNNARANDFKPTTTGKANFTVNAISDIKLTEKQFIMMTIRTHDQYNTTIYGLNDRYRGVLNERRVLFMNAHDMEKNNINKLDLVDLRSHFNDKVREAKGFLALPYNIPKQCTATYFPEANVLVPIQSTGRTSNTPTSKTVIITIHKR; encoded by the coding sequence ATGATTAAAAAAACAAATGCCCAAACACCAGAAAAACTTACAGGAATAGAATTAAAAGATATTCCTCATTCAGCTGTTGGTTTTAAAGCTATTGCATCATCTGTAAAACATGTAAAAAATGAAGCTGGTTTATTTAGAGGTATTAGTTTATTAAAAAACTTGAATCAAACGTATGGCTTTGATTGTCCTGGATGTGCTTGGCCAGATCCAGATGAGAAAAGAGCTTTTTTAGCAGAATATTGTGAAAATGGCGCAAAAGCTGTAGCTGAAGAAGCTACAAGAAATAAAGTTTCTCCATTATTTTTTGCTACTTACTCTGTAAGTAATTTAGCTAAATTATCTGATTATGAAATAGGAAAAAAAGGTAGAATAACACATCCTGTTTATTTACCTGAAGGTGCAAATCATTACAAAGAAATTTCTTGGAAGGATGCTTTTAACCTTATAGCAGAGGAATTAAATGGGTTAGATTCTCCTGATGAAGCAATTTTTTATACCTCAGGAAGGACAAGTAATGAAGCTGCTTTTTTATATCAACTTTTTGTAAGACAATTTGGAACTAATAATTTACCTGATTGTTCTAACATGTGTCATGAAGCGAGTGGTGCTGCTCTTTCTGAAACCTTAGGTATTGGTAAAGGCTCTGTAACCTTAGATGATTTTAATCATACAGATTTAATTATTGTAATGGGTCAAAACCCAGGTACAAATCATCCAAGAATGTTAACAGCTTTAGGAGATGCTAAGAAAAATGGAAGTAAAATTATTACAGTAAATCCACTACCAGAAGTTGGTTTAATGAATTATAAAGACCCACAAAACCCATTAAAATGGGTAGGTTCAGGTCAAGATTTAACTGATGTGTTTTTACAGGTAAAAATAAATGGTGATGTTGCTCTTTTAAAAATCATTCTAAAATTAATGATTGCTAAAGAAGAGGAAGATACTGGCTCTGTATTCGATTACAAATTTATTAAAGAAAAAACACATGGAGTTGAAGATTTGTTAGATGATTTAGAAACCTATTCTATAGATTATTTACTGCCTCAAACAGGCCTAACTTTAGAAGAAATAAAACTTGCAGCAGACTTAATAATCAGCAATAAAAAAATTATCATTTGCTGGGCTATGGGTTTAACACAACATAAGAACTCAGTAGATAATATAAGAGAAATTGTAAATATTTTATTACTAAAAGGCAGTATTGGTAAAAAAGGTGCAGGTACCTGTCCAGTTCGTGGTCATTCCAATGTTCAAGGTGATAGAACAATGGGGATTTGGGAAAAAATGCCAGATACTTTCTTAGATAAAATTGATGCTGAATTTAACTTTGAATCTCCAAGAAAACATGGTTTTGATGTTGTAAATTCAATTAAAGCTATGCATGACAAAAGAGCTAAGGTGTTTTTTGGAATGGGAGGTAATTTTGTTTCAGCAACTCCAGATACTGAATTCACTGCAGAAGGCTTACGAAACTGTAATTTAACAGTACATGTTTCTACAAAACTAAATAGAAGTCATTTAATTCATGGTAGAAAAGCCTTAATCTTGCCTTGTTTAGGTCGATCTGAAAAAGACTTTCAGACATCTGGAGAACAGTTTATATCCGTAGAAAATTCTATGGGAATTGTTCATAAATCTCAAGGTCATTTAGAACCTTGTTCTGAAGATTTATTAAGTGAACCTGCAATTGTAGCTGGTCTTGCTAAAGCAACTTTAAAAAAGACATCCGTAAATTGGGATAAAATGATTTCTAATTATGATTTCATTAGAGATAAAATAGCAACTATTATACCTGGTTTTAAAAATTATAATCAAAGAGTTCGTGAAGATGCAGGGTTTTACTTACCTAATAATGCTAGAGCCAATGATTTTAAACCAACAACAACTGGTAAAGCTAATTTTACAGTAAATGCAATTTCTGACATTAAATTAACAGAAAAGCAATTTATTATGATGACCATAAGAACTCACGACCAATACAACACAACTATATATGGCTTAAATGATAGATACAGAGGTGTTTTAAATGAAAGAAGAGTACTTTTCATGAATGCTCATGATATGGAAAAGAATAATATAAATAAATTAGATTTAGTTGATTTACGAAGCCACTTTAATGATAAAGTGAGAGAGGCAAAAGGATTTTTAGCATTACCTTATAACATTCCAAAACAATGTACAGCTACCTACTTTCCTGAAGCTAATGTTTTGGTTCCAATACAAAGTACAGGCAGAACTAGCAACACACCAACATCAAAAACAGTAATTATTACAATTCATAAAAGATAA